In Gammaproteobacteria bacterium, a genomic segment contains:
- a CDS encoding sulfhydrogenase subunit delta, whose protein sequence is MKKPKVAFFDFSCCEGCQLQVANMGEALLDVLDEVDVVEFREVMSEKWDKEIDIAIVEGSITDSHAADRIQAIRNRAKTLIAYGSCATIGGVNGMKNSFQLDDVRKYVYGDSYQFFATEKTKPIHQVVAVNYFINGCPIYIPELVSVLKSALLGIPYYVPDFAVCVECKLNENVCLYHKGITCLGPVTRAGCNSWCINNGNLCYGCRGLLSNPNEPRAREILESYQIPRDLVLNRISMYNKCGESKK, encoded by the coding sequence ATGAAAAAGCCGAAGGTTGCTTTTTTCGACTTCAGTTGTTGCGAGGGGTGCCAGCTCCAGGTCGCCAATATGGGCGAAGCCCTACTCGACGTTCTTGATGAAGTAGATGTCGTCGAATTCCGTGAGGTCATGTCCGAGAAGTGGGATAAAGAGATTGATATCGCCATCGTCGAAGGGAGTATCACCGACAGTCATGCCGCCGATCGCATCCAGGCGATTCGGAACCGTGCGAAAACTTTGATTGCCTATGGTTCGTGCGCGACTATCGGCGGGGTGAATGGAATGAAAAATTCATTCCAACTCGACGATGTCCGAAAGTACGTCTACGGGGATTCGTACCAATTTTTTGCCACCGAAAAAACTAAACCCATTCACCAAGTCGTCGCAGTCAACTATTTCATTAACGGTTGTCCCATTTACATCCCTGAATTGGTCTCCGTCCTCAAGTCGGCGCTGTTGGGTATTCCCTATTATGTTCCTGACTTTGCCGTGTGTGTCGAATGCAAGCTGAATGAAAACGTCTGTCTCTATCACAAGGGGATTACTTGCCTTGGACCTGTGACTCGGGCCGGATGCAATTCCTGGTGCATCAACAATGGCAATCTTTGCTATGGATGCCGTGGTCTGCTCTCCAATCCCAATGAACCGCGTGCGCGGGAGATCCTGGAAAGTTATCAGATCCCACGCGATCTCGTGCTGAACCGGATATCCATGTACAACAAGTGTGGGGAATCCAAAAAATGA